The following nucleotide sequence is from Halomonas chromatireducens.
CATGGCCTTGATCACCGTGGCCGCCAGCGACCCTCTGGCGCCACTCAGCGATAGGCTGCCAGCAATCATTGACGCCGATGATGCCGCCTGCTGGCTCGACCCGCAGACGCCACTTCCGACAGCCAAGGCCCTGCTGCGTCCCGCCCCAAGGGAACTGTTGGGCGCTTTTCCGGTATCTAGACGAGTGAACGATCCCAAGAACCAGGACCCAGCCTGCGCGCATCCCACCGGGCCAATGCTGCGCTGGAGTGACCAGGAGATATGATGTCCAGTCTTGCTACTTCCCCCCAGGGCCAACGGCACTGGTCAAAACCATTCGCCGGGCTGCTGCTGGCCGGCGCGCTGCTGAACGGTGCGCTGCTGCCGACAGCCGCCGCCGAGACCGCTGAGCAGGCCGCCGAGGCCGCCATTGATGAGATCGTTACCCCTCGGGTCAGCCCCCACGATACACGGGACTACCGGGTGTTGACGCTGGAGAATGGGCTCACCGCGCTGCTGGTGAGTGACCCTGACGCCGACCGGGCGGCCGCTTCGATGAACGTGGGTGTCGGTAGCGCCCAGGATCCCGACGACCTGGCCGGGCTGGCCCACTTCCTGGAACACATGCTGTTCCTCGGCACCGAGCCCTTTCCCGAAGCGGATGCCTACCAGGGCTATCTGCGTCGCCATGGCGGCAGCCACAATGCCTTCACCGCGCCACAGGACACCAACTACTTCTTCGACATCGAGCCCGAGGCTCTGACCGGGGCGCTGGATCGCTTCAGCCAATTCTTTCTGACACCGCTGTTCAACCCCGACCAGTTGGAGAGTGAGCGCAATATCGTGCACTCGGAGTACATGGCTCGTATCCGCGACGACGGGCGACGCGAACTCGACGTGCTCAACCAGGTGCTCAACCCCGACAACCCCACCGTCGGGTTCTCGGTCGGCAGCCGCGAGACACTCGATCCGCCCGAAGGAGAAGCATCGCTGCGTCAACGGGTGATCGACTTCTACGAGCGCTACTACGACGCCAACGTCATGCATCTGGCTCTGGTCGCACCGCACTCGCTGGACGAGCTCGAGACAATGGTCATCGAGCGCTTCGCCGATATCGCCGACCGGGGGCTGGAGCGCCCGGTCATCGAAGAGCCGCTGGTGCGGGAAGAGAGCTTGCCCCTGAAACTGGAAATGCAGTCGGTCAGGAACAGCCGCCACGTGCGCTTCATGTTCCCGGTGCCCGATTCCATCCAGTATTACGAGCACAAGCCCGCCGACTACCTGGCCCACCTGCTGGGCCACGAGGGGGAGGGCAGCCTGCTGGCGGTGCTTCGCGAAGCAGGACTGGCCGACGGGCTCTCCGCCGGCGTCGGCCGCAGCGACGAGCGCGATGCCCTGTTCACCGTCAGCATCAGCCTGACACCTGCCGGGGCCGAACGGCTCGACGAGATCGAGGCCACCCTGTTCGCCGCCATCGACCAGATCCGCGAGTCGGGCCTCGACGAGTGGCGCTACGACGAGCAGGCCCAACTGGCCGAACAGCAGTTTCGCTTCCAGCAGCATGGCTCGCCGCTACAGGGCGCCATGCGCCTGGCCATGAATCTGGCACGCTTCCCGGTGGAGGACGTGCAGTACGCCGCCTATCGCATGGACGGCTTCGACCGCGAGCTGGTCGAGCGCTATCTCGACGAGCTGCGCCCCGACCGGCTGCTGCGTCTCTACAGCGCCCCGGATGTCGAAGGCGAGCAGATCTCGCCCTGGTTCAATGCCCCCTGGCGTGAGGCCAGCGATACCGGCCCGGCGACGGCAGAACCCCTGGCCGGCCTGTCCCTGCCGGAACCGAATCCTTTCATCGCCGAGGACCTGACGCTGCTCACCGAACAGCATGAACGGCCCTCCCAAGTACTGGACGAACCAAGCTTCGCCCTTTGGCACATGGCGGACGCCTCCTTCAACACGCCGAAGGTGGAGTGGCGCATCAGTCTGCAGCATCCGGCGGCCAACTCGGACCCAAGGCAGGCGGCGCTGGCCCACCTGCTGGCAGGCTGGCTGGATGACAGCCTCAACGAAGACTTCTATGCAGCCCGCCTGGCGGGCCACCATGCCGAAGCCTATGCGCATGCCCGCGGCATCACGCTCTCCTTTTCCGGCTGGCGCGATCGCCAGGACCGCGTCATGCAGCGCACCCTGGCTCAGCTACAGCAGGGCGAGATCAACGAGGCCAGCTTCGAGCGTGCGCGCTATCGCCTGCAGCGGGAGTGGCGCAACGCGCCCCAGGCCGCCCTCTTCCGCCAGGCTCATCGCACGTTGACCGAAGCCCTGGTACGGCCGCAGTGGCCCACCAACGATCTGCTGGAGGCCAGCCGAGACCTCGATGTCCAGGCACTGCGCGACTTCCGCGACGCCCTCCTCTCCGACCTGCACATGGAAGCCCTGGCCGTGGGCAACCTCGACGAAGAGCTGGCCATTCGAGAGGGGCGTCAGATCGCCGAGCTGCTGCAGCCTCAAGCCGCGAAGGAAGCGATACCCGACCTGACGCCGCTGCGCATCGTGAGTGACCTGCCGCCACTGCATCCGGTTACCTCGCGGGAGGAGTCACTGGTGCTGCGCTACCTGCAGGGCAGCGACCGCTCGCTCACGAGCCAGGCGCGCCTCGCTGTACTCGGCCAGGTGATCGATACCCCCTTCTACCAGCGCCTGCGCACCGAGGAACAGCTAGGATACGTGGTCAACGCCGGCTATTCGCCGCTGCTCGACGCACCGGGCCTCAGCCTGCTGGTGCAGTCGCCGGATACCCCCAGCGACGAGATCCTGACGCATATCGACGCCTTCCTGGACGCCTTTGGCGAGCGACTGGGCGCGCTGGAGGACGACGAGCTGGCGGCGTACCGCCAGGCGGTCCATGACAACCTGCTGCAGCGCGACACCAGCCTTTCGGGGCGTACAAACCGGCTCTGGCGCGCGCTGTCTTTCGGAGACACCGACTTCGACCGTCGCGAACGCCTGGCCGCACGGGTACTCGACGTCAGCGCCGATGAGCTCCGCCAGGCCTGGCCTGAGCTGCGCGAAGGCGCCACCGCCACCATCAGCCATGATCCGGGCGACGAGCCCAGCGACGTGGCCGACCTGACCCGGCACCTGGAACCGATGCCCGAGGCCGACGACTGACCCGTTCGGCTCCAATCATCGACTCAACGACAGCACCTCAACAACAGTGCCCGGCCATTGGCCGGGCACTGTTGCTTCATGGTTTAGTTCCGGAGAAGACTAGCCGAAGGCCTGGGGCGGCATCATCGCCTCCACATGCATCACCAGCTCCTCCAGCACCTGGCGGTCGCGATCGCTCAGCGCCACCTGATTGAGCCGTTCGATCTCCCGGGCAAAGTCTTTCAAGGTAAAGCCGGAGACCGCCGAGTCGTTCATGCGCTCCCAGCGGAAGGCTTCCCAGCGAACCAGCTCTTCACTGGAAAGCGTCTCCGGAA
It contains:
- a CDS encoding insulinase family protein → MSSLATSPQGQRHWSKPFAGLLLAGALLNGALLPTAAAETAEQAAEAAIDEIVTPRVSPHDTRDYRVLTLENGLTALLVSDPDADRAAASMNVGVGSAQDPDDLAGLAHFLEHMLFLGTEPFPEADAYQGYLRRHGGSHNAFTAPQDTNYFFDIEPEALTGALDRFSQFFLTPLFNPDQLESERNIVHSEYMARIRDDGRRELDVLNQVLNPDNPTVGFSVGSRETLDPPEGEASLRQRVIDFYERYYDANVMHLALVAPHSLDELETMVIERFADIADRGLERPVIEEPLVREESLPLKLEMQSVRNSRHVRFMFPVPDSIQYYEHKPADYLAHLLGHEGEGSLLAVLREAGLADGLSAGVGRSDERDALFTVSISLTPAGAERLDEIEATLFAAIDQIRESGLDEWRYDEQAQLAEQQFRFQQHGSPLQGAMRLAMNLARFPVEDVQYAAYRMDGFDRELVERYLDELRPDRLLRLYSAPDVEGEQISPWFNAPWREASDTGPATAEPLAGLSLPEPNPFIAEDLTLLTEQHERPSQVLDEPSFALWHMADASFNTPKVEWRISLQHPAANSDPRQAALAHLLAGWLDDSLNEDFYAARLAGHHAEAYAHARGITLSFSGWRDRQDRVMQRTLAQLQQGEINEASFERARYRLQREWRNAPQAALFRQAHRTLTEALVRPQWPTNDLLEASRDLDVQALRDFRDALLSDLHMEALAVGNLDEELAIREGRQIAELLQPQAAKEAIPDLTPLRIVSDLPPLHPVTSREESLVLRYLQGSDRSLTSQARLAVLGQVIDTPFYQRLRTEEQLGYVVNAGYSPLLDAPGLSLLVQSPDTPSDEILTHIDAFLDAFGERLGALEDDELAAYRQAVHDNLLQRDTSLSGRTNRLWRALSFGDTDFDRRERLAARVLDVSADELRQAWPELREGATATISHDPGDEPSDVADLTRHLEPMPEADD